The following are encoded in a window of Rosa chinensis cultivar Old Blush chromosome 4, RchiOBHm-V2, whole genome shotgun sequence genomic DNA:
- the LOC112198046 gene encoding geraniol 8-hydroxylase: MVFLSSILLCLCFISWFLIQALHRRTRVRLPPGPKPFPLIGNLFELGDKPHLSLTKLSQHYGPIMFLKLGWITTIVVSSSTMAKEILQTNDQLFCNRTIPDALRDIGDYSLPWIPVSTRWRNLRKICTSHLFNTKVLDANQENRRVKVQELIASVNDNMVKGLSVDIGKAAFKTALNLLSRTIFSVDLADDSSSSSEMTREFKKIVNGMLEEAGKPNLGDYFPVLKNIDPQGIRRRFTNYYKKMLGLIESVISQRLECRKGDDYVTSNDMLDTLINLSEEKNEEDLKNSEVVENLFVALFAAGTDTTSATLEWAMAELLHNPESLSKAQEELDQMVGKGKPIEESDIARLPYLQAIIMETFRLHPVAPLLLPRKAETDVEIGGYIVPKGAQVLVNVWAIGRDAGIWDSPNSFMPERFVGLPNQIDVMGKNFGLIPFGGGRRICPGLPLAMRMLYLMLGSLINCFDWKLEDGVVPETMNMEDKFGLTIQMAQPLKAVPYS, from the exons ATGGTTTTCTTGTCTAGTATACTGTTGTGTCTCTGCTTTATCTCCTGGTTCTTAATCCAAGCCCTCCATAGAAGAACCAGAGTTAGACTTCCACCAGGACCAAAGCCATTTCCATTGATTGGAAATCTGTTTGAGCTTGGAGACAAACCTCATCTCTCTTTGACCAAGCTTTCACAACACTATGGCCCCATAATGTTTTTGAAACTAGGCTGGATAACCACTATTGTAGTTTCTTCATCAACCATGGCCAAAGAAATCCTCCAGACCAATGACCAACTCTTTTGCAACCGAACAATCCCAGATGCGTTGCGAGACATAGGAGACTACAGCTTGCCTTGGATACCAGTATCAACAAGGTGGAGAAATCTTCGAAAAATATGCACCTCCCACCTCTTCAACACCAAAGTACTTGATGCCAACCAAGAAAACCGGCGAGTGAAAGTGCAAGAGCTCATAGCTAGTGTCAATGACAACATGGTAAAGGGTTTGTCAGTAGATATTGGAAAGGCTGCTTTCAAAACTGCACTCAATTTGCTGTCGAGAACTATTTTCTCTGTGGATTTGGCTGATGACTCGAGTAGTAGTAGTGAGATGACTAGAGAGTTCAAGAAGATTGTTAATGGTATGTTGGAGGAGGCTGGGAAGCCGAATTTGGGGGACTATTTTCCTGTGCTTAAGAATATTGATCCCCAAGGCATAAGGCGACGCTTTACGAATTACTACAAAAAGATGTTAGGCTTGATTGAATCAGTGATCAGTCAAAGGTTGGAATGTAGAAAAGGGGATGATTATGTGACAAGTAATGATATGTTGGATACTCTTATAAACCTCAGTGAAGAGAAAAATGAGGAGGATTTGAAGAACTCCGAAGTAGTTGAAAATTTGTTTGTG GCACTATTTGCTGCGGGGACAGATACAACTTCAGCCACATTGGAATGGGCAATGGCGGAGCTACTACACAACCCAGAGAGCCTTTCTAAAGCTCAAGAAGAGCTAGATCAAATGGTTGGAAAAGGAAAACCAATCGAGGAATCCGACATTGCTAGACTCCCTTACTTACAAGCAATAATCATGGAAACCTTCCGGTTGCACCCAGTGGCTCCATTGCTACTGCCACGAAAAGCTGAAACAGATGTAGAAATAGGGGGCTACATTGTCCCGAAGGGTGCACAAGTTCTAGTTAATGTTTGGGCCATAGGCCGAGACGCTGGCATTTGGGACAGTCCAAACTCTTTTATGCCGGAGAGGTTCGTAGGATTACCCAACCAAATTGATGTTATGGGAAAAAACTTTGGGCTTATTCCATTTGGTGGTGGAAGGAGAATCTGTCCAGGTTTGCCATTGGCAATGAGAATGTTGTACTTGATGTTGGGTTCGCTCATCAACTGCTTCGATTGGAAGCTTGAAGATGGGGTTGTACCTGAGACTATGAACATGGAAGACAAGTTTGGCCTCACTATACAAATGGCTCAGCCTCTCAAAGCTGTTCCCTACTCATAA
- the LOC112200941 gene encoding translation initiation factor eIF-2B subunit epsilon, translating into MQRGLATRGLQKAEVRITKYFIDRFLLNFNSFIQIKNEEKAMGAKKRAMGAKKKGASRGSEDSEELGQVPLQAILLADSFTTKFYPVTLERPKVLLPLVNVPMISYTLAWLKSAGVKEVFVFCCAHSKQVINYLETSGWFCQPGCFAVTAIESHASASAGDALRLIYERDVIHGDFVLISGDTVSDMSLTQVLQEHKERRKKDNNAVMTIVIKPSQIMTHQSRLLGAGELFMAIDPSTKQLLCYEEKADHAKESIFCLDKSLLVGKSSISLHNDREDCYIDICSPEVLSLLADNFDYEDLRHDLLNGLLDDDVMGYKIFTHEIDSSYAAKIDNFRSYDAVSKDIIQRGSYPSMPDIKFTEIGHGTKIADNTEILSSVIGEGCSIGSNVSIEGSYILDNVTIEDGCKLKHAVVCDGVVIKSGAILEPGVVLSFQVVLGEQCTVPSYSKISLFQQPTELADDYSNGIAEISRHINCNVNKPNEVGTGGAGYVWSICDDEWRNSVAPIPADKLAEVIRTTDGSSLTPSGEVKLESSDSEDSDEDTSDFENEVEATFLRAVHENIKLEHVVLEVNSLRLSSNKETAICAGAIFYSMMKLALEAPHDSASELVRAASRVISEWKHLLKNYLSDIDEEIEVIMKFEEMCLESAKEFSSVFDKILYQLYDQEVIQEEAILRWVGEKTDADESDRIFVRQAETFVQWLREAEEDDEE; encoded by the coding sequence ATGCAGCGAGGGCTAGCTACTCGGGGTCTACAAAAGGCAGAGGTTCGGATCACTAAGTatttcattgatcgatttctcCTAAATTTTAATTCATTCATACAAATTAAGAACGAAGAGAAGGCAATGGGTGCAAAGAAGAGGGCAATGGGTGCAAAGAAGAAAGGTGCATCGAGGGGTTCCGAGGACTCTGAGGAATTGGGACAGGTTCCCCTGCAGGCCATCCTCTTAGCCGATAGTTTTACTACCAAATTCTACCCCGTCACCCTTGAACGCCCCAAAGTGCTTTTGCCATTAGTAAATGTCCCCATGATCAGCTACACCTTAGCTTGGCTCAAGTCTGCTGGAGTCAAGGAGGTCTTTGTTTTCTGCTGCGCTCACTCCAAGCAAGTGATCAATTATCTAGAGACTTCTGGGTGGTTTTGTCAACCTGGCTGCTTCGCAGTCACCGCAATTGAGTCACATGCTTCTGCTAGTGCTGGAGATGCTCTGCGTTTGATATACGAGCGCGATGTGATCCATGGAGATTTTGTCCTCATAAGTGGGGATACTGTGAGCGACATGTCGCTTACTCAAGTgcttcaagaacataaagagagaagaaagaaagataatAATGCTGTAATGACAATTGTTATCAAACCTTCTCAAATCATGACCCACCAATCTCGATTACTTGGCGCTGGTGAGCTGTTTATGGCAATAGATCCTAGCACGAAGCAGCTTTTGTGTTACGAGGAAAAGGCAGACCATGCAAAGGAATCTATATTTTGTCTTGATAAGTCGTTGCTTGTTGGTAAATCTTCGATTTCTCTGCATAATGATAGAGAGGATTGCTATATCGATATCTGCTCTCCTGAAGTCCTCAGCCTTCTTGCAGACAATTTTGATTACGAAGATCTTCGTCATGATTTATTGAATGGATTGCTTGACGATGACGTTATGGGATACAAGATATTCACACATGAAATTGACTCTAGTTATGCTGCTAAGATTGACAACTTCCGAAGCTACGATGCAGTTAGTAAGGACATCATTCAGAGAGGGAGTTACCCCTCGATGCCAGATATTAAGTTTACAGAAATCGGACATGGCACCAAGATTGCGGACAATACTGAAATTTTAAGTTCTGTTATTGGGGAAGGGTGTTCTATTGGGTCAAATGTTTCCATAGAAGGTTCTTATATATTGGacaatgtcaccatcgaagatGGCTGCAAGCTAAAGCATGCTGTGGTTTGTGATGGAGTGGTCATCAAGTCCGGGGCAATTTTGGAACCTGGAGTAGTTTTGTCTTTCCAGGTTGTTTTAGGAGAACAATGCACTGTTCCTTCATACTCAAAGATATCGTTATTTCAACAACCAACCGAACTTGCAGACGATTATAGCAATGGAATTGCAGAAATTTCGCGGCATATTAATTGTAATGTAAATAAACCAAATGAGGTTGGTACTGGTGGGGCTGGTTATGTTTGGTCAATTTGTGATGACGAGTGGAGAAATTCAGTTGCTCCCATTCCTGCAGACAAACTTGCTGAGGTGATACGTACCACGGATGGAAGCAGTCTCACACCTTCAGGAGAGGTAAAACTTGAATCTAGTGATTCTGAAGACAGCGATGAAGATACTTCTGACTTTGAGAATGAGGTTGAAGCAACCTTCCTAAGAGCCGTGCATGAAAATATAAAACTAGAGCATGTCGTCTTGGAAGTGAACTCGCTGCGATTGTCATCCAACAAGGAAACTGCAATTTGTGCTGGAGCTATCTTTTACTCGATGATGAAATTGGCATTGGAAGCTCCACATGACTCGGCAAGCGAATTGGTTAGAGCTGCTTCTAGGGTAATTTCAGAATGGAAACACCTGCTCAAGAACTACCTATCAGACATAGATGAGGAGATAGAAGTAATAATGAAGTTTGAAGAAATGTGTTTGGAGTCTGCCAAGGAATTCTCCTCTGTGTTCGATAAGATACTGTATCAACTGTATGACCAAGAAGTTATCCAAGAAGAAGCTATTCTGAGGTGGGTTGGAGAAAAGACAGATGCGGATGAATCAGACAGAATTTTCGTCAGGCAGGCGGAAACGTTTGTCCAATGGTTGAGAGAGGCAGAAGAGGAtgatgaagaataa
- the LOC112199583 gene encoding geraniol 8-hydroxylase: protein MDLAETGSGSSDTAREFKEIVWGIMEEAGKPNLGDYFPVLRKLDPQGIRRRFANYFMRMLGFIGSVVNERLESRKAHDYVTSNDMLDTLINISQEKTEEDMNNSQVVDHLFLVLFAAGIDTTSATLEWAMAELLHNPNSLSKAQEELDQMIGKGKPIEESDIARLPYLQAIIKETFWLHPAVPLLLPRKAEIDVEIGGYIVPKGAQVLVNVWAIGRDPGIWDNPDSFIPERFLDNQIDVMAKTFELIPFGGGRRICPGLPLAMRMLHLMLRSLINCFDWKLEDGVVPETMNMEDKFGLTLQMAQPLIAQPLLREL from the exons ATGGATCTAGCTGAAACTGGCTCGGGCAGTAGTGATACGGCTAGAGAGTTCAAGGAGATTGTTTGGGGTATAATGGAAGAGGCTGGAAAGCCGAATTTAGGGGACTACTTTCCTGTGCTTAGGAAGCTTGACCCCCAAGGCATAAGGCGACGCTTCGCCAATTACTTCATGAGGATGTTAGGCTTCATTGGATCTGTTGTCAATGAAAGGTTGGAATCCAGAAAAGCGCATGATTATGTCACAAGTAATGATATGCTGGATACCCTTATAAACATCAGTCAAGAGAAAACTGAGGAGGATATGAACAACTCCCAAGTTGTTGACCATTTGTTTCTG GTTCTATTTGCTGCGGGCATAGATACAACTTCAGCCACATTGGAATGGGCAATGGCTGAGCTACTACACAACCCAAATAGCCTTTCTAAAGCTCAAGAAGAGCTGGATCAAATGATTGGAAAAGGAAAACCAATAGAGGAATCCGACATTGCTAGACTCCCTTACTTACAAGCAATAATCAAGGAAACCTTCTGGTTGCACCCAGCGGTTCCATTGCTACTGCCACGGAAAGCTGAAATAGATGTAGAAATTGGGGGTTATATTGTCCCTAAAGGTGCGCAAGTTCTTGTCAATGTTTGGGCCATAGGAAGAGACCCGGGCATTTGGGACAATCCAGATTCTTTTATACCGGAGAGGTTCTTAGACAACCAAATTGATGTTATGGCAAAAACCTTTGAGCTTATTCCGTTTGGTGGTGGGAGGAGAATCTGTCCAGGTTTGCCATTGGCAATGAGAATGTTGCACTTGATGTTGCGTTCACTCATCAACTGCTTTGATTGGAAGCTGGAAGATGGAGTTGTACCTGAGACCATGAACATGGAAGACAAGTTTGGCCTCACTTTACAAATGGCTCAGCCTCTCATAGCTCAGCCTCTCCTGCGGGAACTTTGA